In the genome of Candidatus Poribacteria bacterium, the window GTTTAATGGGCTTTACACCCAATTGATAGATGGCGCGTGTGAGACTTACGTTAGCGAAATGCGGGTGAAGACTCATCAAACAGACTCTTATACCTATCCGGATATCGTTGTTGTTTGTGGTGAACCGCGCTTTGAGGATGATGTTTTCGATACACTGCTTAATCCGATTGTGCTTATAGAAGTGCTGTCGCCATCCACGGAGGCGTATGACAGGGGCGAAAAATTCGCACACTACCGCCAAATTGATTCTTTGCAAGAATACGTCCTCGTCTCACAGGATAAAATTAGCGTTAGAAAACAAACCCACGGTGAACCTCGCTGAACTTCAGGAGGTCAGCGAGGTTCACCGTGCTTTTCTAAAGACTAAACTTTTTTCAAACTCACGTTAACTATAGCCTCGCGGCAATGGATGACTCGTGAATGGTGGAATAACTATGCGAATCGGTTTGAACTTGTTATCTCAGGTTTAGTCCTGCGAGAAATTAGTCAAGGCGATTCAGAAACCGCCCAAAAGAGACGCGAACTGGTTAGCACAATCAGAGTATTGAAGGTATCTGAAGAATCTTTAACGCTTTCTCGTCAATTGGTAGAGACTGAAGCCTTACCACCTGCGGCGGCGCGCGATGCGCTTCACATTGCACTTGCGGCATGTCATCAGATACAGTACCTCGTCTCATGGAACTTTAAGCATATTGTCAATCCAACAAAACAGCAACTTATTGCCAAGGTTTGTCAAAAAGCCAGTTATCAACCTGTTATTATTTGTACACCAGAAGAATTAGTGGAGATAAATCATGATATGGAAAGACCCTATCGTTGAAGAAACTCGGCAAATGAAAAATGAATATGCTTCAAAATTCAACTACGATTTGCAGGCAATCTATCAGGATTTGAAAGAATTGGAAAAGCAATTACCGGAAGCTAGACTCATCCGGACAAAACCAACACTTGAAAGGACAGGGCAGGTACACACGGCAGACGAATCAGGGACAAAACATGCCTAAGCGAAGGATACAAAAGTGCTTTTTACAAAATCCAAAGATGAAATTATGTTTGCAGATGTTGAAGAATTTTGCCGAGAATTTGGCGAAGGTGTCCGCGTTGAGTATAAGCGCGAAATTAAACATATTCCCAAGATTGTATCCTCATTCGCGAATACACACGGCGGCGTTATTATGATAATATACACTACGCCGATTCTTCAGATTTCTTCTACGTATGGCTGCGTCAGTGGCTCCGCGACATCTATCCCCAACTGTTCGCGGGTATGTTGACCCCGAAGGAAGAAGAGATGGTCGCGAATCGATATCGGTTTCAAGACCCGCGTCAGCATTTTGAGGATCTCCTAAATAAGACGTTAAAGCAGATGCGAAAGCATTGCACTGACCAATTCCCTTCCTCCATCTTCTATGCCTATAGGCAGCAAGAGACCGAACAGGATGGCAAGACTTCCACGGGTTGGGAAACGATGTTAAGTGCGATCGTGTCGAGCGGTTTTCAAATAGTCGGTACATGGCCCATGCACACTGAACAGACAAACGCACTTAAAGCACACATAAACGCGTTGGCTTCTTCTGTCGTGTTAGTCTGCCGCCCGCGTCCTGCTGATGCACCAATTGCTTCCCGCCGTGAATTTCTGGACGAACTGAAGGAAACGATACCACCTGCCCTTGACCAATTCACGCGAGAAGGACATATTGCCCCAGTGGATTTAGCACAAGCCGCCATCGGTCCCGGCATGGAGGTCTACTCCCGCTATAGCCGTGTGGAACGGGACAGTGGTGAAACGGTGCCAGTGCGTGAAGCGTTCCTATTTTAACGTGAGTTTGATAAATATTTAGAATAGACGCATTCCCTCTTAAAGTCCCCCTGAACCGGTCTGATAAGAGGAGAAAGACAAGGGGAGAAGATCCCCTCTTCTCCTCTTGTCAGGGGAGTTGGGGGATTTAGGGGGTTAACGCCGTGAAAATGGGATATTTTTGGTTAAATGGGCATTTTTCTTGACTTATCGGACTTTTTTCAAACTGGGGTTGATATACAGGCAAAGCAGATACTCATTGAAAAAGAAGGTGAGCGTGCGATTTGGAAACGCATGAAACCCTTTTTACTCAACTAACCCGTTGTGATTTTTCAATGAATAAAGGCGTATAGAAAAATGTTAAAAGATGTTTTTTTCAGACGTGTGGTATTTGGAACATTGCTTCTGGTCGTTGTTATTATCGCCGGTGGCATTCTGTATCTGAAACACCTTGAAGCTCAGATGCAACGCGAGATTGCCGAGACCGCCGCCCGCGTAAAATCGTTGTCTGCCACGCCGGTGGCACCACAACCCGCGTCCGCCCTTGATGTTATAGAGTCCGCAGATGGTGGACACTTCCACGCCGATGGCACGTGGCACGCCGAACCGCATGAACCTGTCATAGAAGCAGATGCACCTGTGGAGGACTACAGAGACATAGCACTTGAGGCTTACGAAGCGTCTCTATCCCACTTCACGGCGGAAGAACGCGCCACCTATGACCGGGCGATGAATGGCGAGATCACACGCCATCGTGAGAAATATCCTGACTGCCAAGACCATGAGGCGGTCTTTTCCGATGCCGACCGGTTCTCAAGGTGGTATGTGAAGGATAAGGCATACAGGAAAAAGCGTAGGGCATTATATGAGGAATGGGAAAAGATCGCAGCCGAGAACGATAAGTTTTTCGATGATTTCTACCTAAACAAGTCCGCTGAAGAACGCGCGCAGTTTGTCAAGAATATGAATGATGCGGAAAGAGTTTCCTTTATCGCTAAACTCGAAGATTGGGAGAAAAGAAAAGCCGTTGCGTTCCAAAGGTATGATGAAGTGGATAAGGAAGAACCCACGAAACCGAAGCGGTTGCACATGCACTAAAGGAGGACGTAATGACGTGAACTTGAGAATAAATTCGTA includes:
- a CDS encoding type II toxin-antitoxin system VapC family toxin; translation: MTREWWNNYANRFELVISGLVLREISQGDSETAQKRRELVSTIRVLKVSEESLTLSRQLVETEALPPAAARDALHIALAACHQIQYLVSWNFKHIVNPTKQQLIAKVCQKASYQPVIICTPEELVEINHDMERPYR
- a CDS encoding Uma2 family endonuclease, encoding MEAHMASAAAQTYLTPEEYLAFERKATTKHEYLNGQIVAMSGASREHNLIIGNMFNGLYTQLIDGACETYVSEMRVKTHQTDSYTYPDIVVVCGEPRFEDDVFDTLLNPIVLIEVLSPSTEAYDRGEKFAHYRQIDSLQEYVLVSQDKISVRKQTHGEPR